A window of Thermotoga sp. Mc24 genomic DNA:
AAGGGTTGAAGGTTCTTCTGTTCGATGCCGACGTGGGGTTTGGAAGTGTCGAGATTCTCCTCGGTTTCATGGCACCCAAGACCCTGAAAGACTTCTTCAAGTCAAACGTGAGGATAGAAGACATCGTTTTTGAAACAAAGTACGGCGTGGACGTGCTCAGTTCAGGAATAGACATAGAGGATCTCATTCTCTTCAATTTGAGCGATCGTCGGCGCTTCTTCGACGAGTTTGCCAGACTTCTCAAGAAATACGATTATCTCGTTATAGATTTTCCACCGGGGTACAACGAAAACCTGGATGAGTTCTATATCCAATCAGACTTCCTCATTCTCGTTACCACTCCGGAACCAACCTCGATCATAAACACCTACACTCTGATAAAGCTTCTCTCGGTGAAAGGGATCACACCTGAGGAGATATTTCTGGTGATGAACATGGCAAGAAACATGAAAGAAGGAAGACTAGCAGCCGACAGGCTGAAAAGGGTAGTCGAAAAATTCGTTGGTTTTACGATAAAGAACTACTTTGTGATAAAAGAGGATCAGGTTGTACAGAAGAGTGTGTCCTCACAGGAGCCATTCGTGCAATCCCACAGTCATTCACAACCATCCCTTGCCATCTACGGTCTGAGAGAAAAGATCTTGAAGGAACCTGTTCAAAAGAAAGGTTTTTTGAGCAAGATAAGACAGATGCTGGGAATAGGGTGAGAAAGAATGGAGTACTACACGGAGCTTGTCAACGCAAAAGAAGTGATAAAACCAGGCCAAAATGTGATCGTGGAGGTCTCTGCACCGGAGGATCTGGAAGGTCAGTACAAAAGCAGTGTACATGATGTGGATTTTGAAAAGGGAATTCTCATCCTTTCAATGCCGAGCTTCCAAGGAAGATTGGTCCCACTTCCTCGTGGAACCAGGTGTACTGTGATGATACTGGACAGTTCTGCGATATATGTTTTCAGAACAGGCGTGCTCGAGAGTGGTAGGGATGAAGATGGTTTTCCGGTGACAAAAGTACCTTTCCCTGGAAGATTGAGGAAGATTCAAAGGAGAAGATTCAAGAGAATAAAGATATTTCTCGAAGGAACGTACAGGGTCGCTTCGAGGGATGAACCACCGAAAAGATTTGTGACGAAAGATTTCAGTGCCGGTGGCATGCTCATGGTGGCGAGAGATATTCTGACACCGGAACAGATCATATACGTTACGCTCGATCTGGACGAAGACCTAAAACTCCAGGATCACCCGGCGAGAGTTGTGAGGGAAGCAGGTGTTCTCGAAACGGGAGAGAGAATGTACGGTGTGGAGTTTTTGAACGTTCCTCCTGCTCTGGAAAAGAAACTGGTGAGTTTTGTTTTCAAGAAAGAGATAGAAATGAGAAACAAGGAAAGGAGTGAAAGCGAATGAAGATCTCGGAAAGACAGAAAGACCTTTTGAAAGAGATAGGAAACATAGGGGCCGGAAACGCCGCCACCGCGATTTCTTACATGATAAATAAGAAGGTCGAAATCTCCGTTCCAAACGTGGAAATCGTACCGATCAGTAAAGTCATATTCGTAGCAAAGGAGCCTGAAGAGATAGTCGTCGGTGTGAAAATGCCTGTAACAGGAGAAATAGAAGGAAGTATTCTTCTCATAATGGGAACAACAGTTGTGAGGAAAATACTCGAAATTCTGACGGCTCAGTCTCCTGACAATCTGTTGAACCTCGATGAATTTTCCGCTTCGGCGCTTCAGGAGATAGGGAACATAATGTGCGGTACTTACGTTTCTGCCCTTGCGGATTTTCTTGGTTTCAAGATCGACACACTTCCTCCACAGCTTGTCATCGACATGATATCTGCCATATTCGCAGAAGCTTCCATAGAAGAGCTGGAAGATAACTCGGAAGATCAGATAGTGTTCGTAGAAACGCTCTTGAAAATAGAAGAGGAAGAGCCTCTGACGTCCTACATGATGATGATACCAAAGCCGGGATATCTGGCAAAGATCTTCGAAAGGATGGGGATTCAAGAATGAAAAAAGTCATCGGAATAGGGGAATACGCGGTTATGAAAAATCCCGGAGTGATCGTGACTCTTGGGTTGGGATCCTGCGTTGCTGTGTGTATGAGAGATCCTGTGGCGAAAGTCGGAGCCATGGCACACGTCATGCTCCCAGACAGTGGAGGAAAAACGGACAAACCCGGCAAATACGCAGACACGGCTGTAAAAACACTGGTGGAAGAGCTAAAGAAAATGGGAGCGAAAGTGGAAAGACTGGAAGCAAAAATAGCGGGTGGGGCCAGTATGTTCGAATCCAAGGGAATGAACATAGGAGCGAGGAACGTGGAAGCAGTGAAAAAGCACTTGGAAGAATTTGGTATCAAACTGGCGGCGGAAGACACGGGGGGTAACAGAGCAAGGAGCGTTGAATACAATATTGAAACTGGAAAGCTTCTCGTGAGAAAAGTGGGTGGTGGTGAACAATTAGAAATAAAAGAAATTTAGTATGGGACAAGGAAAGTATGATAAGAAGCTTGCTTCCCTTTATAAAGAGAATAGCGGAAGATCTGGTACAGACCTTACCCCCGAACGTGGAGGTAGACGATCTGATTCAGGAAGGAATCGTCGCGGCCCTGTCTTCTCTGGAAAGGTACGATCCATCGAAAGCGAGTTTCACGACGTTTATAATGAAGAGAGTGAAAGGTGCAATGTACGATTATCTGAGAAAAATAGACTGGATGCCAAGGAACCTGAGAAAAAACGTGAAGATGATCGAAAAAGCGATATACGAAAGCGAGGAGTTCCCGTCCGATGAAGAGATAGCCAAAAGAACCGGTCTTGAATTGAAAGAAGTCGTTCGCACAAGAAACGAAATGATGAGGAAGCAGCTTCTCATGATAGATGCGATGGAAGACGAAATCGTTCTGAAAACAGAAGGACCAGACGAAAACGCGTACCGCGAGCTCCTGGTGGAAGAGATGAGGAAGGCAATTGAAAAACTCTCGGACAAAGAAAAACTGGTTCTGTCTCTCAGATTCGAAAAGGATCTATCTTTAAAAGAAATAGCGAAAGTACTCGATGTTTCTGAATCCCGTGTTTCTCAAATTATAAGTAAGTCGCTTCTGAAAATAAAGAAAGAAGTGATGGGCGATGATCAGGCCGGTTGATTTCCAGGGATTTGTCGTGAAGGGTGTGGAGTCCGTTCAAAACATCTCTCAAACGCTGAACCAGCAGACACTGGTTCAGCAGGCCCTTTCTCAACATCTATTACATCAGATTCAGAGAGAACAAAGTTCAGTTAAAGAGAGTAACACCGCTGAAAGAGCAGAAGTGAGAACTTCCACAGAAAGAAGACAACGAGGTTTTTTGAAGACTGGAACTCACCCTTTGCTGAAAAAGAAAAAAACGTCAATAAAAGAAGAGAACAAGGGATTGTTCATGGACGTGAGAACATGACAATAGCATATCTCGATTCAAGAAAGATGGAAGGAAAGTTCATAGGTGGGCTTCTTCTAGTCGACGAAAGAGGAATCCCTGTGGAGTTCAAGTACACAGATCCGGTGGTTCCAAACGAACTCCAGAAGATCCTCTACGGCAGCTCAATCGACGCCTATTTGAAGGGAGAACTGATTGCAAAAACACTGCTGAAGAAAATGGAGAAAAGACCGGATTTCGTTTTTGTACGAGATCCGGAGCTTCTGGAAGTGGACGACAGGCTTCTTCTGATCGTGGAAAGAACTGAAAAAGTGGAAACCCCAACGCGTGGATCTGAGGAGGAGATTCTTCTGCCGTTCAAAGGATCCTCGGTGAAAATTGTGGGAAAAATATCCGATGAGGACATGAAAAAACTCGCTGATCTTCTGGAGACCTTCGATGTTATGGAACCATTTCAAAGACTGGAAAAGGCGCTGGAGTATCTATGTTCGGAAAAATAGCTGCCCTGATAAAGAAATGGATAGAGGGTTTTCTTCTCGAATTGAAAGGTCCTTCTGTTGAAAAAATAGATCCTTCTTTTCAACTTCCAGCTGTAAGGGAACAGCCTTTCCAGAGTAAGGTGAACGTTTTCTCTCTAAAAGAAGAAACAACGGTTCACGATGGTACAACAGGCGAACAACAGCTCTCTATAAAAGAATGTTCCCTTGAGAATGAAATACGATGCAAGACAGGAACTCCAGAAATTCTAATCTCCAAGACCCACCTTTTTAACCCCGATCTTTCGGATTTATCACTCTACAGTGAAAGCGTTCATTTCACAGTCAAGGTGAAAACGATTCTCTCTGCGAAAGTGGATGTTTTCGCAAACATCAGCATTCCAATTTTGTGGAGAATGAGAATAAAGAGGGAGGTGTTCGTCGACAGAAAAAAAATAGAAGGAGCACTGAAGGTGCTCCTGGATAATTTGAAAGATAGAAAGATCGACAGGATCAAGTTTGTCGGCTACTATAAGAATGTTCCCGCTGGTAAAATCAGCTTGTTCTCTTCTGATCTTCTCGTTGAGATCGACAAAGGTCCTTCTAAGAATCTCGTCGTTTTTGAATTAGAAATCAACGGAAAAAGAAAACACGTTTTCATTTCTGTTCAATGAGTTTTGATAGTTCTTCGACGTTTTCAATCACTATTTTGAAAAACTTAAAGGCTTCCGTGTCCACTTCGGAATTCCGGTCCATGAAGTAGTACATCACCTTCTTCTTGAATTGCTCCCTCTCCTCGACAGACATCCTGAGAATTTGAGT
This region includes:
- a CDS encoding MinD/ParA family protein; the encoded protein is MPDQAEHLRKTEPNIISVLSGKGGVGKSVIAVNLSLALKEKGLKVLLFDADVGFGSVEILLGFMAPKTLKDFFKSNVRIEDIVFETKYGVDVLSSGIDIEDLILFNLSDRRRFFDEFARLLKKYDYLVIDFPPGYNENLDEFYIQSDFLILVTTPEPTSIINTYTLIKLLSVKGITPEEIFLVMNMARNMKEGRLAADRLKRVVEKFVGFTIKNYFVIKEDQVVQKSVSSQEPFVQSHSHSQPSLAIYGLREKILKEPVQKKGFLSKIRQMLGIG
- a CDS encoding flagellar brake protein codes for the protein MEYYTELVNAKEVIKPGQNVIVEVSAPEDLEGQYKSSVHDVDFEKGILILSMPSFQGRLVPLPRGTRCTVMILDSSAIYVFRTGVLESGRDEDGFPVTKVPFPGRLRKIQRRRFKRIKIFLEGTYRVASRDEPPKRFVTKDFSAGGMLMVARDILTPEQIIYVTLDLDEDLKLQDHPARVVREAGVLETGERMYGVEFLNVPPALEKKLVSFVFKKEIEMRNKERSESE
- the cheC gene encoding CheY-P phosphatase CheC produces the protein MKISERQKDLLKEIGNIGAGNAATAISYMINKKVEISVPNVEIVPISKVIFVAKEPEEIVVGVKMPVTGEIEGSILLIMGTTVVRKILEILTAQSPDNLLNLDEFSASALQEIGNIMCGTYVSALADFLGFKIDTLPPQLVIDMISAIFAEASIEELEDNSEDQIVFVETLLKIEEEEPLTSYMMMIPKPGYLAKIFERMGIQE
- the cheD gene encoding chemoreceptor glutamine deamidase/glutamate methylesterase CheD produces the protein MKKVIGIGEYAVMKNPGVIVTLGLGSCVAVCMRDPVAKVGAMAHVMLPDSGGKTDKPGKYADTAVKTLVEELKKMGAKVERLEAKIAGGASMFESKGMNIGARNVEAVKKHLEEFGIKLAAEDTGGNRARSVEYNIETGKLLVRKVGGGEQLEIKEI
- a CDS encoding FliA/WhiG family RNA polymerase sigma factor — its product is MIRSLLPFIKRIAEDLVQTLPPNVEVDDLIQEGIVAALSSLERYDPSKASFTTFIMKRVKGAMYDYLRKIDWMPRNLRKNVKMIEKAIYESEEFPSDEEIAKRTGLELKEVVRTRNEMMRKQLLMIDAMEDEIVLKTEGPDENAYRELLVEEMRKAIEKLSDKEKLVLSLRFEKDLSLKEIAKVLDVSESRVSQIISKSLLKIKKEVMGDDQAG